Proteins from a single region of Sphaerochaeta globosa str. Buddy:
- a CDS encoding helicase-related protein yields the protein MKHLPVYLHRQEILDGLAKNQVIIVESPTGSGKTTQIPLILHEAGYADQLQVGITQPRRIATLSVSEFIKNQVGKDDSFVGYKMRFEDTTTPNTRIKVMTDGILLMELKADPLLRSYSVILVDEAHERSLNIDFILGLLKEVMVQRHDFKVIISSATINTKIFSEFFDNAPIVSIDARIYPVQVIYKPLERETLDYQIQAITSIVMSEAKRRSGDLLVFMSGEFDITTCVNALYMADTDHQLEIYPLFGRLSKEEQESVFNETGVGKTKVVVATNIAETSVTIDGISTVIDCGIAKINFYNQKDFTSSLVPLPTSRSSCEQRKGRAGRTSPGVCYRLYGEEDYQSRLPYGTEEILRTDLSEVVLRMSDLSIYDYEHFPFITRPKHSAITSAEDTLRFIGAIDEYRRLTSIGSLMCRFPLLPRHSRVIVEAMMNHPDVLEEVLIAVSFLSTKNPFLMIPGEEELSRAAHKRFNTSEYGDFVSYLNLYRQYTANVGKEAKQKFCKRNYLDFQGMQEIVHVNEQLGEICTDIGFPISSGGTVREYLCCIASGLMQYVCIKAKGNMYKSLTADQVFIHPGSAYFKTLPQFIIAGEIVQTSRLYARSVSPLEKAWLDDISVELYPRLSALAKGEKPSKKEEREEKKGRVEEKGKATITIYKRTYPTLVMGKKKQKLVAIIPLEDLGYLVQANEKAPKRPKNFPAALMHNGFYIHYGDKFFSILELYGKLKIEQGILDNPPSGIYTLEDADILVDNLMWLLAFTKNKKDRNHLNFVALEESGNGNYRFTGVEDCFDALDTSLFTLLQLAESLDGAGQKQLAKRVDKVYGALLKLVE from the coding sequence ATGAAACATTTGCCGGTGTATCTACATCGACAGGAAATTCTTGATGGACTTGCAAAAAACCAAGTCATCATTGTCGAAAGTCCCACCGGAAGCGGAAAGACTACACAAATCCCCCTGATCCTCCACGAGGCTGGGTACGCGGACCAATTACAGGTTGGTATCACCCAACCCAGACGCATTGCGACGCTCAGCGTCAGTGAGTTCATCAAAAACCAGGTGGGCAAGGACGACAGTTTCGTCGGCTACAAAATGCGTTTTGAAGATACGACCACTCCCAATACCCGCATCAAGGTCATGACCGACGGCATTCTGCTCATGGAGTTGAAAGCCGACCCATTGCTTCGCTCCTACTCAGTCATTCTGGTCGATGAGGCACATGAACGCTCGCTGAACATTGATTTCATCCTGGGACTTCTGAAGGAAGTCATGGTGCAACGACATGACTTCAAGGTCATCATCTCCAGCGCCACGATAAATACCAAAATTTTCAGTGAGTTCTTCGACAATGCACCGATTGTCAGTATCGATGCCCGCATCTATCCCGTCCAAGTCATCTATAAGCCGTTGGAGCGGGAAACGCTCGACTATCAGATACAAGCCATTACCTCGATTGTCATGTCAGAGGCAAAACGCCGTTCCGGTGATCTCTTGGTTTTCATGAGCGGGGAATTTGACATCACCACGTGCGTCAACGCCTTGTATATGGCTGACACTGACCACCAGCTGGAAATCTACCCGCTCTTCGGACGGTTGAGCAAGGAGGAGCAGGAGTCTGTTTTCAATGAAACAGGCGTCGGCAAAACCAAGGTCGTCGTTGCAACAAACATAGCCGAGACGTCGGTAACCATCGACGGCATTTCCACGGTCATCGATTGCGGCATAGCAAAAATCAACTTCTACAACCAAAAGGATTTCACCTCTTCGCTTGTACCGTTGCCCACCAGCCGTTCCAGTTGTGAACAACGCAAGGGACGGGCGGGACGAACGAGTCCGGGAGTATGTTACCGCCTCTACGGTGAGGAAGACTATCAGAGCCGTTTGCCCTACGGAACCGAGGAGATACTGAGAACCGATCTGAGCGAAGTCGTATTGAGGATGAGTGATCTTTCCATCTATGACTATGAGCACTTTCCTTTCATCACCCGCCCCAAGCACAGTGCGATTACCAGTGCCGAGGATACACTGCGTTTCATCGGTGCAATCGATGAATACCGCAGGCTCACCTCCATCGGGTCCCTGATGTGTCGATTCCCCTTGCTTCCCCGTCATTCACGGGTGATAGTCGAGGCGATGATGAACCACCCCGATGTATTGGAGGAAGTGTTGATTGCTGTCTCCTTCCTTTCCACCAAAAATCCGTTTTTGATGATCCCCGGGGAGGAGGAACTCAGCCGAGCAGCCCACAAGCGCTTCAATACCTCCGAATATGGGGATTTTGTCTCCTACCTCAACCTCTATCGCCAGTATACGGCAAATGTCGGCAAGGAAGCCAAACAGAAGTTCTGCAAGCGTAACTATCTCGATTTCCAGGGAATGCAGGAGATCGTCCACGTCAATGAACAGTTGGGTGAGATTTGCACTGACATCGGCTTCCCGATTTCCAGCGGGGGTACGGTTCGCGAATACCTGTGCTGCATCGCCAGCGGTCTCATGCAGTATGTCTGCATCAAGGCGAAAGGCAATATGTACAAGAGCTTGACAGCCGACCAGGTATTCATACACCCCGGAAGTGCCTATTTTAAAACCCTTCCCCAATTCATTATTGCGGGGGAGATCGTGCAAACAAGCCGTCTCTATGCCCGCAGTGTCAGTCCGTTGGAGAAAGCTTGGCTTGATGATATCTCAGTGGAGCTCTATCCCAGGCTTTCGGCCCTTGCCAAGGGAGAAAAACCTTCAAAGAAGGAAGAACGGGAGGAGAAAAAGGGACGCGTCGAGGAGAAGGGAAAGGCAACCATCACCATTTACAAGCGGACCTACCCTACTCTGGTCATGGGAAAGAAAAAGCAGAAGCTGGTGGCCATCATTCCTCTCGAGGATCTCGGCTATCTAGTCCAGGCAAACGAGAAAGCTCCGAAGCGGCCAAAGAATTTCCCCGCAGCCCTCATGCACAACGGATTCTACATCCATTACGGCGACAAGTTCTTCTCAATTCTGGAATTGTACGGAAAACTGAAGATCGAGCAAGGCATTCTGGACAATCCCCCATCGGGTATCTATACCCTTGAGGACGCAGATATCTTAGTGGACAATTTGATGTGGCTGCTCGCTTTCACGAAGAACAAGAAGGACCGTAACCACTTGAATTTTGTTGCTTTGGAAGAGAGCGGAAATGGCAATTATCGTTTTACGGGAGTCGAAGACTGTTTTGATGCCTTGGACACTTCATTGTTCACGTTGCTGCAACTCGCCGAAAGCTTGGATGGAGCTGGACAGAAGCAGCTGGCCAAGCGTGTTGACAAGGTGTATGGAGCATTGCTGAAGCTGGTCGAATAA
- the hisS gene encoding histidine--tRNA ligase: MSDKTKARSIIEPRVLKGFRDFLPAMEIPKKAIISKLETHFSSYGFVPIDTPVLEYTEVLLGKGGGETDKQIFHFKDNGEREVALRFDLTVPFARFLAQHQSELALPFKRFHIDKVWRGENPQKGRFREFTQCDFDIVGVDNAEADFEILSMMNSSFSVIGIEDYQFCIAHRGLFNAFLSHLGVLDKSTEILRTVDKLRKIGKQEVASQLAEITTSSEKAEQILSYIHKEDENESFLTTLNRLSVLAGNEEVHTKRMQTIYYYLKNAGIESHFVFDPSITRGLDYYTGIVYETFLTDLPNFGSVCSGGRYNDLASLYTKENLPGVGSSIGLDRLLAALEELKSPIVASTSSADVAILNTDMTSFAYYDTIARALRKTGLRVCVYLADKKLAAQYKWAENNAITYAILASKEEEEENRFTLKNLGSRENYPSLTLEEALSILQRN, translated from the coding sequence ATGAGTGACAAAACAAAGGCAAGAAGCATCATAGAACCTAGAGTTCTCAAAGGGTTCCGCGACTTTTTGCCGGCCATGGAAATCCCCAAGAAAGCAATCATCAGCAAATTGGAAACCCACTTTTCCTCCTATGGTTTTGTCCCTATCGATACTCCCGTCCTTGAATACACAGAGGTGCTCCTTGGCAAAGGTGGTGGAGAGACCGATAAACAGATTTTTCATTTCAAGGATAATGGAGAGCGCGAGGTTGCCCTTCGCTTTGACCTTACCGTCCCCTTCGCCCGCTTTCTCGCCCAACATCAGAGTGAGCTTGCCCTCCCCTTCAAGCGTTTTCATATAGATAAGGTTTGGCGTGGAGAGAACCCACAGAAAGGAAGGTTCCGGGAGTTTACGCAGTGCGACTTTGACATTGTCGGTGTCGATAATGCCGAGGCTGATTTCGAAATACTCTCTATGATGAATAGCTCCTTCTCTGTCATTGGTATCGAGGATTATCAGTTCTGCATCGCGCACCGGGGCCTATTCAATGCATTTTTGTCCCACCTCGGGGTTTTGGACAAAAGTACGGAAATACTCAGAACGGTGGATAAGCTCAGAAAAATCGGAAAACAAGAGGTAGCTTCCCAACTTGCTGAAATAACCACGAGCAGCGAAAAAGCTGAACAAATCCTCAGCTATATCCACAAGGAAGATGAGAACGAGAGTTTCCTTACCACACTCAACCGGCTGAGCGTGCTTGCAGGTAATGAAGAAGTTCACACCAAACGGATGCAAACCATTTACTACTATCTGAAAAATGCGGGAATTGAAAGCCACTTTGTTTTCGACCCTTCCATAACTCGCGGACTCGACTACTATACGGGTATTGTCTATGAGACCTTCCTTACTGATTTACCCAATTTCGGATCGGTCTGCAGCGGAGGACGATACAATGACTTGGCAAGCCTCTACACCAAGGAGAACTTACCTGGAGTTGGATCCTCCATTGGACTGGACCGTTTGCTTGCCGCCCTTGAAGAGCTCAAGAGTCCCATCGTAGCGTCCACCAGCTCTGCCGATGTCGCCATTCTTAACACAGATATGACATCGTTCGCTTACTATGACACCATCGCGAGAGCACTGAGGAAAACCGGTTTGAGAGTCTGTGTCTATCTCGCAGACAAAAAGTTGGCAGCCCAGTACAAGTGGGCGGAAAACAATGCCATCACCTATGCCATTCTTGCAAGCAAGGAAGAGGAAGAAGAAAATCGGTTCACCCTGAAAAACCTGGGGAGCCGGGAAAACTATCCTTCTTTGACACTAGAAGAGGCCCTATCCATACTACAAAGGAATTAA
- a CDS encoding poly(A) polymerase: protein MLIRYKQDELGKTLPVANIYTQSEHKIPAHLLDKDALWAIKKLQASGAEAYLVGGAVRDMMLGTIPKDFDIATSASPRQIQRLFWNARIIGKRFKLVHLVFKDKVLEVSTFRSGEEAMDGNNNVFGSIDQDAKRRDFSINSFYYDPSTGQLLDFNHAMEDFKKKKISSIIDLDESFKEDPVRMVRAIKYSVSTGFSLRWSVKMAIRKYSNELSRVSTSRLTEEVNKILASGHSCEIFNELKRYKLLVFMLPAFSIYSSYPQVQSSLKELDKQVLLAKQGKGSEVLLADMLKALVDPLIVFTDEALTIDQRFKETFRQIKVLISPMTPSNYDIELASERLLCERGFKTPRNCVRVQRPANRIPGRRPPLATAQRKARPEVSAEGAKKRRTRNRGPKKSTGSSANSQALNEQSVAQTSAEVHDL, encoded by the coding sequence ATGCTGATACGATACAAACAAGACGAACTAGGAAAGACCCTGCCTGTTGCCAACATCTACACCCAATCGGAACATAAGATTCCGGCCCACTTGCTTGACAAGGACGCTTTATGGGCAATTAAGAAGCTGCAAGCCAGCGGTGCTGAAGCCTACCTGGTAGGGGGCGCCGTTCGGGATATGATGTTGGGAACCATCCCCAAGGATTTCGATATTGCCACCAGTGCATCTCCGCGCCAAATCCAGAGATTATTCTGGAATGCCAGAATCATAGGAAAGCGCTTCAAGCTGGTGCACCTCGTGTTCAAGGACAAAGTCCTGGAGGTCTCAACCTTCCGTAGCGGAGAGGAAGCGATGGATGGGAACAACAATGTGTTTGGTTCCATCGATCAGGATGCAAAGCGCCGAGATTTCTCCATCAACAGTTTTTATTATGACCCTTCCACCGGACAATTGCTTGATTTCAACCATGCCATGGAGGATTTCAAGAAAAAGAAGATCAGTTCCATCATAGACTTGGACGAGTCCTTCAAGGAGGACCCGGTACGAATGGTGCGGGCTATCAAATATTCCGTTTCCACCGGGTTCTCGCTGCGTTGGAGCGTAAAAATGGCCATCCGCAAGTATTCCAACGAATTGTCACGTGTATCGACCAGTCGGTTAACTGAGGAAGTGAACAAGATTTTGGCAAGCGGTCACAGTTGCGAAATCTTCAATGAGCTGAAACGGTATAAGCTTCTCGTCTTTATGCTGCCTGCCTTCTCCATCTACAGCAGTTATCCCCAGGTCCAATCAAGCCTCAAGGAACTTGACAAGCAAGTACTGCTTGCCAAGCAGGGAAAGGGGAGTGAGGTGTTGTTGGCTGATATGCTCAAGGCTTTAGTGGATCCCTTGATTGTCTTCACCGATGAAGCTTTGACCATCGACCAGCGTTTCAAAGAGACCTTCAGGCAGATCAAGGTGCTCATCAGCCCCATGACGCCTTCCAATTATGACATTGAACTGGCGAGCGAACGCCTGTTGTGCGAGCGTGGATTCAAGACTCCCAGAAACTGTGTCCGAGTACAGCGTCCCGCCAATCGGATTCCTGGTCGCAGACCTCCTCTTGCTACCGCCCAGCGTAAAGCAAGGCCTGAAGTATCGGCTGAAGGTGCAAAGAAACGGAGAACCAGAAACCGGGGGCCCAAGAAGAGCACGGGATCTTCAGCGAATTCTCAAGCACTGAATGAACAGAGCGTTGCTCAGACCAGTGCCGAGGTGCATGATCTTTAA
- a CDS encoding peptide ABC transporter ATPase, producing the protein MKTMNRVFKYAFWKLKGIKVYALVGKSGTGKSFRSKLVAQKYHIDIIIDDGLLIRGDRILAGKSAKREENVLSAVRTAVFDDLDHQKQVREALTKEKYHKILIIGTSEKMVYKIASRLNLPQPEKLFRIEDIATKEQIETAMRIRYSEGKHVIPVPSIEITRNYPQIVYDSMRVFLNKKGNRVPFKRRNVSFEKTIVRPEFSKYSKVTVSEAALTQMVAHCLDEFDSQIKVKRVQVQIKAEGYALTVKLRVPMQHQISTTLGELQEYIADSLEKYGSIFVSSVNIEIEEWG; encoded by the coding sequence ATGAAAACCATGAATCGAGTTTTTAAGTATGCCTTCTGGAAACTGAAGGGAATTAAGGTATATGCGCTGGTCGGAAAGAGCGGAACCGGCAAAAGCTTTCGTTCCAAGCTGGTTGCCCAGAAATATCATATAGACATAATCATAGATGACGGTCTTCTTATACGAGGGGATCGTATTCTTGCGGGTAAATCAGCCAAACGTGAGGAAAACGTCCTTTCTGCGGTGCGAACGGCTGTTTTCGATGATTTGGATCATCAGAAACAAGTCAGGGAAGCATTAACTAAAGAGAAATACCACAAGATATTAATCATCGGAACCAGTGAGAAGATGGTGTATAAAATTGCTTCTCGTCTCAACCTCCCCCAACCGGAGAAACTATTTCGAATTGAAGATATTGCCACCAAGGAACAGATTGAGACAGCGATGCGTATCCGCTACTCGGAAGGCAAGCACGTCATTCCTGTCCCTTCCATTGAGATTACCCGGAATTATCCTCAAATAGTCTACGATTCCATGCGGGTATTTCTCAATAAGAAAGGAAACAGGGTTCCCTTCAAGCGGAGAAATGTCAGCTTTGAGAAAACCATTGTACGTCCTGAATTTTCAAAATACAGTAAAGTGACGGTCAGCGAAGCGGCCCTGACGCAAATGGTTGCCCATTGTCTGGATGAGTTTGATTCCCAAATCAAGGTAAAGCGGGTACAGGTTCAGATCAAAGCTGAAGGCTATGCACTTACGGTCAAACTCAGAGTCCCCATGCAACACCAAATCTCGACTACACTGGGAGAACTACAGGAATATATCGCCGACAGCTTAGAGAAGTACGGCAGTATTTTTGTCTCCAGTGTCAATATCGAAATCGAGGAATGGGGTTAA
- a CDS encoding ISL3 family transposase — translation MIDPHIQKLFSLGLGLEEPWRITSLEMVPSEKQPTLLELHIRIDFEEGSSFPCPGFDQGCKVHDTRERTWRHLNFFQYRCYITARVPRIITPDGKVRTVPVPWARSGSGFTLMMEGVILTLVKHMPVRTVAREIGEHDTKLWRLIDYHVGEALKDQDFSDVSAIGVDEYSHKGHNYITVFLSHPDVVTDEAGRRRQAGKARVLFVTEGKDKDAVKRFLERFKEKDGKPGQVKVATSDMIHGYRSVLGESFPEAVVTVDKFHVVKNCSDAVDNTRKREMRSKNAAKTKDLKETRYIWLKNPDNLTDRQRERLGQLLQVEYLDTVQAYSCRLELQDFYETHKAYDEDMVSDFERLAIRFANSAVMEIRKFAQCLTRNAVEILNYFQTLRTNAILEGFNSKISIIKSRARGFRNMRNFMNMIYFVCGELSLPLQPIM, via the coding sequence ATGATCGATCCGCATATTCAGAAACTTTTCAGCCTCGGATTGGGCCTTGAGGAACCTTGGCGCATCACTTCACTGGAGATGGTTCCGTCCGAGAAGCAGCCAACGCTGTTGGAACTCCACATACGGATCGATTTTGAGGAAGGGTCGAGTTTCCCGTGTCCAGGCTTCGACCAGGGCTGCAAGGTCCACGACACACGGGAGAGAACCTGGAGGCATCTCAATTTCTTCCAGTATCGCTGCTACATCACGGCGAGGGTTCCCAGGATCATCACGCCCGACGGCAAGGTGAGGACCGTCCCGGTGCCCTGGGCAAGAAGCGGCAGCGGCTTCACCTTGATGATGGAGGGGGTGATACTCACCCTGGTGAAGCATATGCCGGTCAGGACGGTTGCCCGTGAGATCGGGGAGCACGACACCAAGCTGTGGCGCCTGATCGATTACCATGTGGGGGAGGCCCTCAAGGACCAGGACTTCTCGGATGTCAGTGCGATAGGGGTGGACGAGTACAGCCACAAGGGTCACAACTACATCACGGTATTCCTCTCCCATCCCGATGTCGTCACCGATGAGGCTGGAAGGCGCAGGCAGGCGGGGAAAGCGAGGGTACTCTTTGTGACGGAAGGAAAAGACAAGGATGCCGTGAAACGTTTTCTTGAGCGTTTCAAGGAGAAGGACGGAAAACCCGGGCAGGTGAAGGTTGCCACCAGCGACATGATCCACGGCTACCGCAGCGTCCTGGGGGAGAGCTTTCCCGAGGCCGTCGTCACCGTGGACAAGTTCCATGTGGTCAAGAATTGTTCGGATGCGGTGGACAATACCAGGAAACGGGAAATGCGCAGCAAGAACGCCGCAAAGACAAAGGACCTGAAAGAGACGCGGTACATCTGGCTGAAGAACCCCGACAACCTCACCGACAGGCAGCGGGAGCGGCTCGGCCAACTGCTCCAGGTCGAATATCTGGATACGGTCCAGGCCTACAGCTGCCGTCTTGAGCTGCAGGATTTCTATGAGACCCACAAGGCCTATGACGAGGACATGGTGTCTGACTTTGAGCGGCTGGCCATCAGATTCGCCAACTCGGCGGTCATGGAAATCCGCAAGTTTGCACAGTGCCTGACCAGGAATGCGGTGGAGATTCTCAACTACTTCCAGACCCTGAGGACCAATGCAATCCTGGAGGGGTTCAACTCGAAGATAAGCATCATCAAGAGCCGTGCGAGAGGCTTCAGGAACATGAGGAACTTCATGAATATGATCTACTTCGTCTGTGGAGAATTGTCCCTTCCCCTGCAGCCAATCATGTAG
- the rsxC gene encoding electron transport complex subunit RsxC has protein sequence MQKVPTFSKGGVHPDDKKVYSRSQSIERLPMPSELIVALSQHLGAPAKAIKAKGDTVLKGEKIGESAGFISSDVHSPVSGVIKEIRRVTLANSVQCDAFVIVPDAEQPDQQSEKLDWKEQSSADLLAKIKDLGIVGMGGATFPAHVKFSVPRDKKVEAFVVNGVECEPYLTADYRIMLEKGEEALEGAMICAKITGAQRVIIGIELNKPDCIAHLNEIIKQKGYPIEIMGLKIKYPQGDEKQLLKATIHREIPSGKLPLDVGAVVANIGTCNAIYEAIVLGKSLYERVISVTGECIANPKNILAPVGTKVSDLLAFCGGFKSEPEKLVSGGPMMGFSFFDTETPITKGSSGLLALPPQKKVRTTACLNCGRCVAACPIGLMPAKLYRLINNGHYEEAMQTSLMDCKECGCCSFVCPAHLPLVHTMKTGKKLGRKKK, from the coding sequence ATGCAGAAAGTACCTACGTTCAGCAAGGGTGGTGTGCATCCTGATGACAAGAAGGTATATAGCCGTTCCCAGTCGATTGAAAGACTACCAATGCCATCGGAGTTGATCGTCGCACTGTCACAGCACCTTGGTGCACCGGCGAAAGCCATCAAGGCCAAGGGCGATACCGTACTCAAGGGAGAAAAGATAGGCGAAAGTGCAGGGTTCATCAGCTCTGATGTCCACTCACCTGTCAGCGGCGTTATAAAGGAAATTAGACGGGTAACCCTCGCCAACAGCGTCCAATGCGATGCGTTTGTGATAGTTCCCGATGCCGAGCAACCGGACCAACAAAGCGAGAAGCTTGATTGGAAGGAGCAAAGCAGTGCTGATTTATTGGCGAAAATCAAGGATTTGGGTATTGTCGGTATGGGTGGAGCCACCTTCCCGGCACATGTGAAGTTCTCCGTTCCCCGGGACAAGAAGGTTGAGGCCTTTGTCGTGAACGGGGTAGAGTGCGAACCCTATTTGACCGCCGACTACCGCATCATGCTCGAGAAGGGTGAAGAGGCTCTTGAGGGAGCCATGATCTGTGCCAAGATTACCGGGGCTCAGAGAGTTATCATCGGCATTGAGTTGAACAAGCCTGACTGTATCGCTCACCTGAATGAAATCATCAAGCAGAAGGGTTATCCGATTGAAATCATGGGCTTGAAGATTAAATATCCCCAAGGTGATGAGAAGCAGCTGCTCAAAGCTACGATACATCGGGAAATCCCCTCAGGCAAGCTTCCCCTTGATGTCGGTGCAGTTGTAGCGAACATCGGAACCTGTAATGCCATCTATGAAGCAATTGTCCTTGGGAAAAGTCTCTACGAACGGGTCATCAGTGTGACCGGTGAGTGTATTGCCAACCCCAAGAATATCCTTGCCCCTGTTGGGACCAAGGTAAGCGACTTGCTCGCATTTTGCGGCGGCTTCAAGAGCGAACCTGAGAAATTGGTCAGCGGTGGTCCCATGATGGGATTCTCCTTCTTTGATACGGAAACTCCTATTACCAAAGGAAGCAGCGGACTGCTTGCATTACCTCCTCAGAAAAAGGTGCGTACAACGGCCTGTCTGAACTGTGGTCGTTGTGTTGCCGCCTGCCCGATTGGACTCATGCCGGCTAAACTGTATCGCCTGATAAACAATGGTCATTACGAAGAGGCGATGCAGACCAGTCTTATGGATTGCAAGGAGTGCGGTTGTTGCTCCTTCGTGTGCCCTGCACATCTTCCGCTTGTGCATACCATGAAGACCGGAAAGAAACTGGGGAGAAAGAAGAAATGA
- a CDS encoding RnfABCDGE type electron transport complex subunit D, which translates to MNKPTLTVSSSPHLHAKTDTASIMWIVSLALAPATLWGVYVFGLRSALVLAVAIASSLLCEFLLGKVSKESTLWDGSAFLTGLLVGLNMSPSVPLFIPFLASAFAIFVAKWVFGGLGANWANPALAGRVFVFFSFTTPMSSYVTPRTLASAMPDALASATPLGFAKTAIASGTLGMDANALLQSASYPVTSFAQSLSSLTGLSAYSIDSFLGNVAGCIGEVSALALLIGGIFLLATKIITWHIPVTYLLSVGVFSWIFGGIPAARGAFSGAFFPSMFSGGLMLGALFMATDYVTSPITHKAQIVYGLGCGFFTFLFRYFGSMPEAVSVSILLMNILTPTIDRYIIPRKFGDTKELRKKQKEEKV; encoded by the coding sequence ATGAATAAACCTACTTTGACGGTTTCCTCTTCACCACACCTACATGCGAAGACGGATACCGCATCCATTATGTGGATTGTCTCACTTGCCTTGGCCCCTGCCACGTTGTGGGGTGTGTATGTGTTCGGATTGCGTTCTGCACTCGTGCTGGCGGTTGCTATAGCGAGTTCTTTGCTCTGTGAATTCTTGTTGGGAAAAGTCAGCAAAGAATCGACGTTGTGGGATGGCTCTGCATTCCTTACAGGCTTGCTGGTTGGTTTGAACATGAGCCCGTCGGTTCCTTTGTTCATTCCCTTTTTGGCAAGTGCCTTCGCAATCTTTGTTGCAAAGTGGGTGTTTGGAGGTTTGGGTGCAAACTGGGCCAACCCGGCTCTTGCCGGCCGTGTCTTTGTTTTCTTTTCCTTCACGACACCGATGTCCAGTTATGTGACTCCCAGAACCCTTGCCTCTGCAATGCCTGATGCACTTGCTTCGGCAACCCCTCTGGGGTTCGCAAAGACTGCTATTGCTTCAGGTACCCTGGGCATGGACGCAAATGCCTTGCTGCAATCTGCCTCCTATCCAGTTACCTCCTTTGCTCAGTCGCTTTCCTCTCTGACCGGGCTCAGTGCATACAGCATTGACTCCTTCTTGGGTAACGTGGCCGGTTGTATCGGTGAGGTGAGTGCCTTGGCTTTGCTTATCGGTGGAATTTTCCTGTTGGCAACCAAGATTATTACCTGGCATATTCCGGTAACCTATCTGTTGAGTGTCGGCGTATTCTCTTGGATTTTTGGAGGCATTCCTGCTGCAAGAGGAGCCTTCAGTGGCGCCTTCTTCCCTTCGATGTTCTCCGGCGGCCTGATGCTTGGTGCTTTGTTTATGGCAACCGACTATGTCACCAGCCCGATAACGCACAAGGCTCAGATTGTCTATGGACTTGGGTGTGGTTTCTTTACCTTCCTGTTCAGATATTTCGGTAGTATGCCTGAAGCGGTCTCGGTTTCCATCCTTTTGATGAACATCCTGACGCCCACCATCGACCGATATATAATTCCTCGCAAGTTCGGTGATACCAAGGAGTTGAGGAAGAAGCAGAAGGAGGAAAAAGTATGA
- a CDS encoding FMN-binding protein, whose translation MTKNIKYALILLSICAVSAFALALTNSITSPVIAQIDADNRLKALEAVSAGYVIGDQKEVSDNAYVTYTIELQDNSNVAGYILGLKTAGYGGAMTLVASYTTQGEMLFAQLLAHGETPGLGKKAENEGYMDKFKGTGAAKPVPTSKTMLSDSDAQAVGGSSVTFTAIAKAISGGSEYVKGLGGAK comes from the coding sequence ATGACAAAGAATATAAAGTATGCACTGATACTTCTTTCCATCTGCGCGGTCAGTGCATTTGCTCTTGCTCTTACCAACTCGATTACCTCTCCGGTGATCGCCCAAATAGATGCCGATAATCGACTCAAGGCTCTTGAAGCGGTGAGTGCAGGGTATGTAATTGGAGACCAGAAAGAGGTCTCTGATAATGCGTATGTAACCTACACCATTGAGCTGCAAGATAATTCCAATGTCGCCGGATATATCTTGGGCCTAAAAACCGCAGGGTATGGTGGAGCAATGACGTTGGTAGCTTCCTATACTACCCAAGGTGAAATGCTCTTTGCTCAGCTTTTGGCCCATGGAGAGACCCCGGGTCTTGGAAAGAAGGCAGAGAATGAGGGCTATATGGACAAATTCAAAGGAACCGGTGCCGCAAAACCGGTGCCAACCAGCAAGACCATGCTCAGCGATAGCGATGCCCAGGCTGTCGGCGGTTCTTCTGTAACCTTCACAGCGATAGCCAAGGCGATCAGTGGCGGCAGTGAGTATGTGAAAGGTCTTGGAGGTGCAAAGTGA